From a region of the Chondrinema litorale genome:
- a CDS encoding IS4 family transposase, giving the protein MELLQGKADAFYLTDGASNDTAYWDSGQFQIAQGGLVLFDLGYWRGRQLGYIAEQGAYFLSRYRANISLYKQVVQQDKHEKIDLIQLLDRVSDIEEHQLWIGQEKIGIRLIVEPVPEQVRKARHTRLKRESCKKGRKSNTDLRKKMCGYNLWVTNAPATILPKEKTREYYRLRWQIELMFKIWKSLLKIDKIERMNIFRFECYLYGTLIAIMFSTEIFSFLQASLLHQTEKSLELSEWKAIKIIKKKSF; this is encoded by the coding sequence CAAGGAAAGGCTGATGCATTCTATCTGACCGATGGGGCAAGTAACGATACAGCCTATTGGGACTCAGGGCAGTTCCAGATAGCCCAAGGTGGGTTGGTTCTGTTTGACCTTGGCTATTGGCGGGGTAGACAACTAGGATATATCGCAGAACAAGGAGCCTACTTTTTGTCGCGATATAGGGCCAACATATCGCTCTACAAGCAAGTGGTACAGCAAGACAAACATGAAAAAATAGATTTGATTCAACTATTGGACCGTGTGTCAGATATTGAAGAACACCAACTGTGGATTGGCCAAGAGAAAATCGGGATTAGACTCATTGTGGAACCAGTTCCCGAACAGGTCAGGAAAGCACGTCATACAAGGCTCAAAAGGGAATCTTGCAAGAAAGGAAGAAAATCGAACACTGATTTGAGGAAAAAAATGTGTGGATACAACCTGTGGGTTACAAATGCTCCTGCAACTATATTGCCCAAAGAGAAAACAAGGGAATATTATAGGCTAAGATGGCAGATAGAACTCATGTTTAAAATATGGAAAAGCTTGCTGAAAATAGATAAGATAGAGCGCATGAACATATTCAGATTTGAATGTTATCTGTATGGCACACTCATAGCAATCATGTTCTCTACGGAGATATTTTCTTTTCTACAAGCATCCCTACTCCATCAAACCGAGAAGTCATTAGAACTTAGTGAGTGGAAAGCTATCAAAATTATTAAAAAAAAATCTTTCTGA